The window GTTTCGACGCGCACGCGGCCAGGGTCTGGGAGATCACTCGGGACACGTTCCTCGGCCAGCCGATGTCCGCCGGCCGGCTGGCCCGCCTCGCCGGCCGCCACCCCGCCGGCATCACCGCGGTGGCCGCCGGATGGACCCTGCGGGGCCTGGCCGCCCGCCACCTCACCGACGAGCGGCTGCGGATGTTCGCCGAGCGCTACGCGACCTACACCGGCTCCGACCCGCGCCGCGCCCCCGCCGCGCTCGCCGTGATCGCGCACGTCGAGCGCCGCTACGGCGGCTGGTACCTCCCCGGCGGGCTCTTCCGGCTTGGCGAGGCGATCGCCGAGCGGGCCGCTGAGCGCCGGGCCAGGATCCGGGTCGACGCCCCGGTCGTCACGATCACCAGGGAGCCGGGCGGCCGGGTCGACGGGGTGATGCTCGCGGACGGCGGCCGGCTGCCCGCGGATGTCGTGGTCGCGAACGCGGACGCGGCGACGGTGTTCGGCGGGCTGCTCGCCGGGGCTGGGGGCAGTGGGGCTGGGGGCAGTGGGGTGGGCCGCTGGCTCGCGCCCAGGCCGACGCCGTCGCTGTCCGGCTTCGTCCTGCTGCTCGCCCTCGGCCCGGACACCCGGCCCAGGGGTCCGTCGAGGCCGGGCCACCCGGGCCACCACACGGTGCTGTTCCCCGCCGACTACGACGCCGAGTTCGACGCCGTCTTCCGTGGCCGGCTGCCGACCGACCCGACCGTGTACGTCAGCGCGCCGCCCGACCCGACACTCGCCCCGCCCGGCTGCGAGGCCTGGTTCGTGCTGGTCAACGCCCCGCCGCACGCGGCCCGGCCCGGCCCGGCGCGCGCCGGTGTCGACTGGGACCGGCCGGGGCTCGCCGCCTCCTACGCCGAGCGCGTCCTGGACCTGATGGCGGCCCGCGGCCTCGACGTCCGCCACCGGCTGCGCTGGTACGAGACGATCACGCCCGCCGACCTGGAGCGGCGCACCGGCGCGCCCGGTGGCTCGATCTACGGCACCTCGTCCAACGGCGCCAGGGCGGCCTTCCTACGCCCGTCGAACCGGACCTCGGTGCCCGGGCTGTTCCTCGTCGGCGGTTCCACCCATCCCGGCGGCGGCCTGCCGCTGGTCACCATGTCCGCCCGCATCGTCGCCGACCTGGTCGGCCCCGCCTGAGCCTCCCGCCCGGCCTGGTCAGCCGCCTGGGACGGGCTGGACGGGAAGGCCGGGGACGAGGGGCGTGAGCTGCTCGATGTCGTGGCGAGCCCGGAGGGCGACGATCTCCGCCGGGTTGGGCGGCCCGCCGGCTGTCAGCAGCTCGCCCAGCTCGCGCATGTAGTGCTCGTGCCCGGACGGGGCGACCACGAACAGCATCCGGGCCGGCACCGAGCCGGGGTTCGCGAAGGCGTGCGGGCAGCCCGGCGGGACGTGCATCAGGCTGCCGGGCCCGCCACGGGCGATCTTCCGACCGTCGGTGCCCTCCCAACGCTGCCAGTCCCCGGAGGTCCGGACGAGCGGCTCGAACGCGAGCAGGTCGAGCTCGCCGTCGAGGATGTAGAAGATCTCCTCGGCGGCGCCGTGCCGGTGCGCTCCGACGTCGAAGCCCGGCGGCACGTCGGCCTCGAACACCGACCAGCGCGCCGAGACCTCGGCGCCGATCTTCAACGTCATCCCCGCCGACTGGAGGCGCCGGCCCGCGCCTGGCGGCAGGACAAGCCCATCGGTCATGCCGCCAGACCTCCATCGCGTGGTTCCCAGCCGGTGGCGTCGAGCCAGCCGGCCAGCGTCAGCAGGCCGGGGTGCAGCGCGCGCAGGGCGCCCAGGTCCGGCCGCTGGCTGGCACCGGCGTCGAGCCACGCGAACATCGCGGCGACGTTCTCGTCGAACGCGCGCACGTCGGCCAGCGGGGTCTGCCGGAAGAGCACAGGCTGGCGGGACGCGGCGGCGAACCGCTCGGCGATCTCCAGCCCGGTCAGGATGTCGCCGCCGATGACCGTCGGGCCGGCGGCGAACCGCTCCGGCTCGTCGAGAGCCATCGCCCCCAGCGCGCCGATGTCCCTGATGGAGATCGTGGACAGCCGGGTGGTCGGTCGGACCGCCAGGCTGACGGTGAGCGCGCCGTCGCGCGCCTGCGGCCGGGTGAACGAGGCGAAGTTCTCCATGAAGAACACCGGCCGCAGGATCGTCGTCGCGAGGCCGAGCCGCGCGAGGTGGGCCTCGATCCGGCTCTTGCTGTCGACGTGGGGAACACCGGTGGGGTCGACAGCGTCCGGGTCCGCTCCCGCGATCGAGCTGTAGACGAGGTGCTGGACGCCGACCTCGGCGGCCACCTCGCAGACCGCCTGGCCACGCCGCTGTTCGGCCGCCACGCCCGCGTCGGTCACCCGGGGGCCGGTCATCATGGTCAGCGCGAGGAAGACCGACGGCGTGTCGGTCATCGCCGCGCGCAGCGACGCGCGGTCGTCGAGGTCGCCGGTGACCAGCACCGCGCCGGCGTCCCGCAGCTCGCGCGCCGCCGGCCGGTCCGGGTCGCGGACCAGGGCGTGCACGGTCCGGCCTCGCTCCAGCAGGGCGCGCGCCACGGCGCCGCCTTGCTGGCCTGTCGCGCCGATCACCAGAATTGGTGGGGATCCATCCGTCATGTGCGGAACGGTAGGTCTCTGGGCTGTTCTCAGCCTGGTGCGATTGCCACCAGGCAATGGCGACAAAATGGCATCAGGCGGCGAGGACGTCGGCACAGCCGGCTCGGAGCAGAGTGGCAAAGGGGCCAGACATCTACGGGTGGTCATAGATGACGACCGACGGGCCATCAGCCGATCAGGGGCAGTCACCGGCGGCGGCCCGACGTGCCGAGCTCGCCGTGTTCCTGCGCAGCCAGCGCGCGCGGCTGCGTCCGGCCGATGTCGGCCTGACGTCCGGCCACGGCCGGCGCCGCACCCCCGGCCTGCGCCGCGAGGAGGTCGCCGAGCTGGCAGGCATGTCCCTCACCTGGTACACCTGGCTGGAACAGGGCCGGCCGATCCCGGCGTCGGCCCAGATCGTCGACGCGCTCGGCCGCGCGCTGCGGCTGGATCCCGACCAGCATCGCCACCTGCGGGCGCTGGCCGACCTGCCGATGCCACCCGTGCCGACCCCCGCCGAGACGGCGACACCCCGGCTGCGGCGCCTCGTCGACGCGGCCGCCCCGAACGCCGCTTCCCTCTATGACCGGCACTACGACTTCATCGCGTGGAACGACGCCTACGTCCGGCTGCGGCATGACCCGGGCTCGATGCCACCGCCGCGGCGCAACCTGCTGTGGATGATGTTCACCGATCCCGAGAACCGGCGGCGAATGGCGGGCTGGGAGCCGGCCGCGCGCGCGGTGCTCGGCCAGTTCCGCGCCGCCGCCGGCCGCCAGCCCGACGATCCGCGCTTCGCCGAGCTGGTCTCGGCGCTCACCGACGCCAGCCCCGAGTTCCGGCAGTGGTGGGCGAGCTACCCCGTGCGCGACTTCAGACCGGCGGCCATCGTGATCGACCACCCGATGGCTGGGCGGATCACCCTTGACCTGTTCCAGCTGCGGCCGGTCGAGCATCCGGACCTGCTCCTGGTCCTGCAGGTCCCGGCCGGCGCCGAGGACACCCGCCGCGCCCAGGCCGTTCTCGCGCCACCGGCCGCCCGGCGGTCCGACGGCGACGGCGACGGCGACGGACCAGCCTCTGACATGTCGGCATAACGATCTCTGGGCGACCGCGTGGGCGCCGTATGGTCAGCTGCCAGTGCCGAACGCCCGCCGGTCTCACATCGGCGGGTGGCCCACCGTGAGAGGACTTTCACGGGCCCGAGACCCGTAACGGTGCGTGCCGTAACCGAGTCGCAGTGCACTGGGCGTCGGCAGGGGCCACGCGACGGCGCGTGGCCCGACGAACGCCCACCCCAGAGCAGGAGATCATGAGCCCTGAGGAGATCCGGCTGGTCCAGGAGACGTTCGGCGCCGTCGCGCCGGCGTCCGACGCGGTCGCCGCGCTGTTCTACACCCGGCTGTTCGAGCTCGACCCCGCCCTGCGCGCGATGTTCCCGGCCGACCTGGCCGAGCAGCGCGGCAAGCTCATGAACATGCTGGCCGTGGCCGTTAACGGCCTGTCCCGGCTCGACTCGATCGTGCCGGCGGTGCGGTCGCTCGGCGTGCGGCACGCCGGCTACGGCGTCAGCGACGCGCACTACGACACGGTCGCCGCCGCGCTGCTGGCCACCCTCGCCGAGGGTCTCGGGGACGCCTTCACCCCGCCCGTGCGGGACGCCTGGACGAGCGCCTACACGCTGCTCGCCGACACGATGAAGAGCGCGGCCCACGAGGCGGCGGCCGCGTAGCGAGGGCCGGCCGGAGAACGAGAAGCCGGAGAAGGAGAAGAGGTCCTTAGCGGCCGCGCAGGACACGGTTGAGGACGGCGGTGAGCTGGCCGAGGCCGATGACGGCGACGGCCAGGGCGGCAGTGGCCGCGGCGACGGACGCCGGGCCGCGCAGCGACGGCAGGACGCCGGCGGCGAGTAGCCCCACGGCCGTGATGATCACACGGGTGGGCCGCTCCCCCACGGTGACGACGCCTATCTCGCCGAAGCCGGCGTTGCCGGCGCGGGCCCGGGTGTACTCCAACAGCCCCATGGCCGCGCCGGCGGCGACGGCGAGCCAGCCAGGCGCGCCCAGGAGCCACAGCGCTACCAGGTAGAGCACGTCGGCGACCCGGTCGGCCACCGAGTCCAGCACGAACCCGGTGGCGCTCACCCGGTCACGCAGGATGGCCACCGCGCCGTCGAGGTTGTCCAGCAGGCCGCTCACGGCCACGACGAGCGCCGCCAGCAGCGGCCACCGGCCACCGGCCACCGCGGCGGGCAGGGCGAGGGCCGGCATGGCCGCCGCGGCGGCCGTGACGGCGGCCGGTGGGGTCCTGGCGGCGGCCAGCGGCCGGGCCAACAGATAGGTCACGGTCAGCCAGCCGCGGACGAGCGCGTTACCCGTCGCCGGGTCGTAGCCACCGTGCGTCACAGCCCATGCGGCGAAGTAGTCGATCCGTCCAGGCACGGGGGTACGCACGCGGCCTATCGTCGCCTCCCCGTAGAGTGCCCCGCGTGAGCGAGCAGATTTCGGGCGTCGTCGAGAGCCTCGACGACCTTGACCCGGCCGAGTTCTTCAACACGAGCCGCGACCAGGTGATGCTCGCGGTCAAGATCACGCCCGTCTTCGGCACGCTCGACCTGAGCCTGGTGATGGCCGTCGTGGACGCCGCGAACGAGGCGGGGTTCGCCCTCGTCCGCGAGCAGCCCCTGCGCGACGAGTATCTGCTGTGCGTCTTCGACGCCTACGAGGAGCAGGACTGAATCAGGCCACGACACCCGGCTTACAGGATTAGGCCGTGCGCGAGGCGTTCGGCACCAGAACGAGCAGGGCGGAGCAGCGCGCCGCGGCGCGCTGCTCCGCCCGTTCTGCGTTCTAGCTGACGCCGCCGGAGTGGTCGGCGCCAGAGCGGCCGTGGTGGGCGCGGACGACCTGGCAGACCTCGCGGGTCGCGCTGGACCGGTTCAGGGTGATGAAGTGCAGGCCGGGTGCGCCGCCCGCGAGCAGCCGCTCGGACAGGTCGACGGCCACCTCGATGCCGATCGCCCGCACCGCCGCCGGGTCGTCGGCCACGGCGTGCAGCCGCCCGACGAGGTC of the Pseudofrankia saprophytica genome contains:
- a CDS encoding phytoene desaturase family protein translates to MARIVVVGAGVGGLAAAARLAAAGHVVTVCEQSSQIGGKLGWYSRDGFSFDTGPSLLTMPEVFEELFTATGGPPPAGLEFRRLDPIAAYRFADGSGFAARAGDDEFRAELDDALLPGAGEQWARFDAHAARVWEITRDTFLGQPMSAGRLARLAGRHPAGITAVAAGWTLRGLAARHLTDERLRMFAERYATYTGSDPRRAPAALAVIAHVERRYGGWYLPGGLFRLGEAIAERAAERRARIRVDAPVVTITREPGGRVDGVMLADGGRLPADVVVANADAATVFGGLLAGAGGSGAGGSGVGRWLAPRPTPSLSGFVLLLALGPDTRPRGPSRPGHPGHHTVLFPADYDAEFDAVFRGRLPTDPTVYVSAPPDPTLAPPGCEAWFVLVNAPPHAARPGPARAGVDWDRPGLAASYAERVLDLMAARGLDVRHRLRWYETITPADLERRTGAPGGSIYGTSSNGARAAFLRPSNRTSVPGLFLVGGSTHPGGGLPLVTMSARIVADLVGPA
- a CDS encoding cupin domain-containing protein translates to MTDGLVLPPGAGRRLQSAGMTLKIGAEVSARWSVFEADVPPGFDVGAHRHGAAEEIFYILDGELDLLAFEPLVRTSGDWQRWEGTDGRKIARGGPGSLMHVPPGCPHAFANPGSVPARMLFVVAPSGHEHYMRELGELLTAGGPPNPAEIVALRARHDIEQLTPLVPGLPVQPVPGG
- a CDS encoding NmrA/HSCARG family protein, with product MTDGSPPILVIGATGQQGGAVARALLERGRTVHALVRDPDRPAARELRDAGAVLVTGDLDDRASLRAAMTDTPSVFLALTMMTGPRVTDAGVAAEQRRGQAVCEVAAEVGVQHLVYSSIAGADPDAVDPTGVPHVDSKSRIEAHLARLGLATTILRPVFFMENFASFTRPQARDGALTVSLAVRPTTRLSTISIRDIGALGAMALDEPERFAAGPTVIGGDILTGLEIAERFAAASRQPVLFRQTPLADVRAFDENVAAMFAWLDAGASQRPDLGALRALHPGLLTLAGWLDATGWEPRDGGLAA
- a CDS encoding helix-turn-helix transcriptional regulator codes for the protein MTTDGPSADQGQSPAAARRAELAVFLRSQRARLRPADVGLTSGHGRRRTPGLRREEVAELAGMSLTWYTWLEQGRPIPASAQIVDALGRALRLDPDQHRHLRALADLPMPPVPTPAETATPRLRRLVDAAAPNAASLYDRHYDFIAWNDAYVRLRHDPGSMPPPRRNLLWMMFTDPENRRRMAGWEPAARAVLGQFRAAAGRQPDDPRFAELVSALTDASPEFRQWWASYPVRDFRPAAIVIDHPMAGRITLDLFQLRPVEHPDLLLVLQVPAGAEDTRRAQAVLAPPAARRSDGDGDGDGPASDMSA
- a CDS encoding globin family protein; this translates as MSPEEIRLVQETFGAVAPASDAVAALFYTRLFELDPALRAMFPADLAEQRGKLMNMLAVAVNGLSRLDSIVPAVRSLGVRHAGYGVSDAHYDTVAAALLATLAEGLGDAFTPPVRDAWTSAYTLLADTMKSAAHEAAAA
- a CDS encoding CDP-alcohol phosphatidyltransferase family protein, with protein sequence MGRVRTPVPGRIDYFAAWAVTHGGYDPATGNALVRGWLTVTYLLARPLAAARTPPAAVTAAAAAMPALALPAAVAGGRWPLLAALVVAVSGLLDNLDGAVAILRDRVSATGFVLDSVADRVADVLYLVALWLLGAPGWLAVAAGAAMGLLEYTRARAGNAGFGEIGVVTVGERPTRVIITAVGLLAAGVLPSLRGPASVAAATAALAVAVIGLGQLTAVLNRVLRGR